Below is a genomic region from Piliocolobus tephrosceles isolate RC106 unplaced genomic scaffold, ASM277652v3 unscaffolded_16700, whole genome shotgun sequence.
GGCTCCAAACACCATCTTCCATCAAGGAAGGAGAGACATTCGCAATACTGTGACCCCCAAACCCATGGGTTGCAGGGTTTCCCATCTCTGTTCTCACTCAAGAAGTCCTGGTCATGTCATGGCCACATATGTTTAGTGGAAAAAAACACCACCGATACAACTGTCAGTGTAAAAGTACAGAGGTGTGCACTCTCACATAAGCCTGGGGTTTTGGGTCATCAGGTCCTATGGAAACCTTACCTAGGGTGAGCTTTCGGACGAGGTGCTGTGCCAGCCTACAGCCCTCAGCCAGCCATTCTTGGAGGTCCCGCCCCTGGGAGTTGGCCGGCTCATCCGGAGTGAGGAGGGCCTGGAGATGCTGATTCAATGCGTGGGAGGCATCTCTCCCTTCCCGCAACTTCTCCCTTAACAGGCTCAGCTCTCGTTCCTGAGAGTGAACCAGGACTTTATATTGCCTAAGGTGAGATAGTAGAGAAAATTTAACAGTGGAAAGGGGTGAGTGATCAGATCGAATATTGTGACAGAGATTTCTGAGACAATGTCCTCAAGGAGACCTCTAAGGAGAAGGTCAGTACatgttttaagaaatgtctgtggCCAAGAGAAAGAACGAAAAAAGGTTTACAGGCTTCCTCTATATCTGAGAGGGCTCCTGTAAGATCCTTGACGATGTTCCATTCATCTTTCCCTTCTATAAACAAAAATAGGTGTCTTCCTTATTCAGTTTCAAAAAGACATTCATCCTTTCAGTTCCTCACTCTGGCCATGGACATTTCCATGTGAAAATACACATAGTGCATCTTGCAGTCACTAGATGCAAAGCCATGGACAGAAATGAGGCCACGTGCAGACGGGGCCAATtgaaaagatgaaagaagaaaagaatgacagGCTCCAGAAGGCAACATTGATTGAGTGAAAGGATGAGAAGCCGCAGTCAGTCAGGAGGTGATTCTGACTATGGGTAAGTGGGGTGGTGATGGCGCACCATTTTGAGTACACTCAATGCTGCTGGGTGGTCCCcactcctttagttatttttgtgTTATGCATATTTCACCTCAACAATTACTTCTTGGAAAAAGAGAAACCAAGACTCTCAGAAACAACTGCAACCCATAACTTATTCTTATCCTTGTTCTCTGTTTCATAAATCTTTGTGTGTTGTCAGCCTGCCATGGCAATTCCTACCCTTCCCCAGACCCAGCTTAGCCCTTACTTTGCCCCGCTGAGTGGCTGTACTTCAGAGATTTACACACCTGCCCGCCTGCCCGCATAGGGCCCCCTCACCTGAGCTCCTCAGCTTGCTCGAGCTGCTCTGCAAGCTTCTCCTCCTTGAACTGAAGCTCATCCCGCAGCATAGATTTTAGGAGGTCTTTGCACTCTTCATAGTCTGAGAAAAGACAGACATGCCGGCCTCAGTGAAAAGCTGGACACA
It encodes:
- the LOC111532278 gene encoding putative neuroblastoma breakpoint family member 7, whose amino-acid sequence is MLRDELQFKEEKLAEQLEQAEELRQYKVLVHSQERELSLLREKLREGRDASHALNQHLQALLTPDEPANSQGRDLQEWLAEGCRLAQHLVRKLTLGKVSIGPDDPKPQAYVRVHTSVLLH